Within the Stigmatopora argus isolate UIUO_Sarg chromosome 23, RoL_Sarg_1.0, whole genome shotgun sequence genome, the region gcaagtggttgtgcgttatcctattgtgaggacatttgtgtgcatcattttctgaatattttgaagggaatacaaaagcaaacaaccctcgataggttgcatctgaaagtcagagtggaggcggggcaaaaagagccaaccagggagaagaaaggtatcaaaatgtcaaacaaaattagaattaagtttagtgttatgttcgattaaacttatttttgagtgtgtctgcaacgtaatccaagttcatttcaatttgtttatattttacgAGCGGGTTGCCGTGCAATAGAACAAATCCCCCTatgccaccccccaccccctctctgtccatctttctctctctcctcccttCGAAACCCgaataattttagtactattaaacacattttagtaatattaaaccactagttatgtgttactttgttaatagatggcgaattagaacaaataaaacatttctccaatccaatatcccattttgtgttttttcagagggttggaacgaattaattagtttttagttcatttcaatgggaaacgttcgtttgagttacgagaaaatcgacatacaagctcagtcccggaacgaattaaactcgtatctcgaggtaccactgtaccgcaATCTGCGATTAGTGGACTATGCAAACAATGCTTTGTCAAAACTGTGTATGTGTCACGGTAgttaatcaaagaaaaaaaagtcagttcatttttttatcttttcatttGTAATCACAAACCTGACTTGGATGGCGGCGTGAGGCAGGATCTCCCCATCGCACGTCCAGTGGCTGCAGGGGGAGTCTCCGAAAAAGGCCGCCGTGTTCCCGGAGCCAATGTGATCCACGTGGGGCTCGCTTAGGTCCGACACCAAGACCGTCTCGTTGTGGCGTGGCTGGAACCGAAACTTTCGGACCCGGTGGATTTCCACGAACGAGTGGTCGAACTGTGGATGGATTACACGGGCATCAGTTCAGctcaaatctttaaaaaaaaacaacagacagATGACACTTCTAACCTTTCGAAAAAGTCAATTTCATCCCTATTAGAGTCTTTCGtaaaacattttcttatttATCCCTCCGCCTCCAGTTAAAAAGCGGTGAAAGCCATTTATTAGAAAGGTCTCGCTTTGCAATTATATGTCATAAATGCACCTAGGGGCTTCTCAATACTTGTTTCTGGAGCGATCAGCCATGCTGATATGAAGTGAAGCATCATTTTAAAGCCCCAAAAATGTCCTAAATGTTGGACAAAATAATTTTTCCCTCCATTTGGAGACATCTGTTGAATAAGTGATTGATGAATTTCTGTTTTGGCAAGAAATTACAACCATGCTTATTTTTGGAATCATttgcaatacaaaaaaatggagaatttaattcataaaatatatatatcagccatatatgtattttatgaatgctgatatatagatatatatatatttttttaatgaattaaattctctattttttaattgcaaatgaTTCCAAAAATAGGCTTCATTGTTTTTTCTTGCCAAAACAAAAATTCATCATTCATGGGAagtcgtttttgtttttgtttgtttgtttagctattactttgtatttgggagctgacagcacaaataggggtggtaaaaatattttgtccaacttttaggacattttttgactctttatatatatatatatatatatatatatatatatatatatatatatatgtatatatatgtaaatatatatatatatatatatgtatatatatgtaaatatatatatatatatatatatatatatatatgtatatatatgtatatatatgtatatatatatgtgtatatatatgtatatatatgtatatatatgtatatatatgtatatatatatgtatatatatgtatatatatatgtgtgtgagtgtgagtgagtgtgagtgagtgtgtgtgtgtgtacataatatacacacatacatatatatacatacacacacatacatacacatacatatagatgtacatgtacatgtacatatacacacacacacggctttATTCTGCTTCTGATGTTGCACGAATAACAGCCAATAGCTGCGCCTCCGCGGGAAGGTTATTTACAACCCGCGGGTGAGGGCGTTTGTTTGCCGAGTCAGCGGCTACCTGGTCTTCCTTGTTAGTGTGGCGGAGGAGGTGTTTAAAGAAGTCCAAGCGGGAGCACTTGCGCACCAGGATGAGGTCGGCGGTGCCGTCTGCCAGGTGGGCGGATGGCGACAGACCCTGCGGACTGCGGGGACACGCGCAGCTCATGTTGGCGGCATTGATGGCGATGAATTTGCCATCAATCTCCATCCAAGTATCACCGACtacacagtttaaaaaaatgacggtAGTGACTGACTTAtcgtatataagtcgcaccacgaaaaaaaagtgagctacgtaattaaagttaaaaaaaggaatatcaTTTGCAAGTGCAAATGATAATTTTATTCTCTATGCTTCATTGAGTTCGCATTTGTCTGACATTTCCCTTAGGCTCGGAGCaggaaaacaacaaccaaaaccTGTCACTCCCATTGCACAAAACAAtaatatttctatttgtagGTTGACAAGAGAGGACATCATGAATGTAACATCACAATGAtaattagggggaaaaaaatgaagacccaAGGCCGCATTTCATCAGCCACTGGTATTCTGTCTTGTTTAAAAGAAGTCTCAAAGTCAACTACGAAGGTTAGTTGGATATTgattcatttccatttttttatactgcCACATTGACCTTTCAACATGATATGAAattaaaccccccaaaaatatttcattgaaataatcctagaaatcaaaaaatcataataatttgtaataatctaaaacaatatatatttaaaagaaatctttaaaaatacggAATAATGAAATCcaattttcaaaatgtaaaaggttttcttttcttttttgaaattaaaaaccaaacaatgtaaccaaaaaaaaattgaaattaataaatacatttagaaGAAAGGACATTTTTCATGTGCAGTGGTACCTTGAATGTTTTAATTTCCCCAACTTTTTCTGTCAAAACAGCTGAGACGATAATTCGCCTCAACCTGTCATTTCTATTTCCCATTTCTCTCGTGGCTTTCCCTGCGACTCAAATATCAACGAACACTCGTAGAAACAATCGAATAATGAGGCCTCTTAGTTTTCATCACTCATTTCAAACATCGAAACTTTACCTGTGTGTGGTGTTTCGTCATTGCGTGTCTCCTGTAAGGAAGTTTGGCGCCGGCATACGCGGCACCTGCAACACAAGCGTGACCTGATTTTCCGCCTTTCGCTTTAACAGgctgaactgtttttttttttttttttttaaactgatgaACTTGTTTATCTCAGTTGTAGTTGCTTACGGGACATTGGTTCACGGTTGTGTACAAGTTAGATGTAGGTGTCAGCTTATTTACCCGGCCCGACACTGCTCTTTGTCCCTGGGGTTGGCTACTTCGTCCTCTGCCGGAACGAATGAGACAGTGCCTTcgtagtagttgtgactcagAAAGGTCTTTACCCCTGGAATGAAAAGGCAGAGCGAGCCTTGAGCCTTCTGTCCGTTTAGTTTAGAGTCGAAAAGACAATTCAGAGGCTCTAATTGTGTTGCCGTTGCTCTTGTTTCAACGAGATGCTAATAGCAGAAGTGTCCGAATTGTGTCTGAAACAACTCGCTGAACACTTGAAGCATGCTCAGTTCTGCTCTTGGAATTCAAGTGTTCCTTTCCTGAATGCGCAAGGATAGATCAATCAGGATTGATTAGTTAAGAAACGATTGAATCAAACCAAACcggtcattttcatttttatgagacGGGCTGTTTGGTTAAATGGTCAAAGAAGACGAGCTTTGTATTTTTGATGATTTTAGATAAAGCGCCTGTGCTAAATATCTACTTAATGCCGTGGTACATCAATCGAAGGCCCTTGAAAAATAAGCAGGCTTGTTGGTATCCGTCCAAAGAACCGATACCAGACCACTGCCTCGGCAGCCAAATTCATTTGACCTCTTGATTCCAAAATGGAATCACttcttttgtttcatatgacAAACATCCTCCttatacagtgctacctcgatatacgagtggcccgacatacgagcaattcgagatccgagtaaaatttcgggcaaatatttatcttgagatacgagacaaattttcatATACGAGCAGACCGTGAACAAGACTAGTTCtcttttccaatccaatatcctgttttgggtgtttttcagagggttggaacaaatgaatttgtttttagttcatttcaatgggaaatgtttgcttgagttacgagaaaatcgacatacgagctaaatcccggaacgaattaagcttctatctcgaggtaccactgtaccaacGTCATGTTTTTGCTACCTGACAGGTCATATCGAGCCGGACCCAGCCATCTTTGCCTCTCGCTGTCGGTCTGAATGTCCGCGTAGAAGCCATAACCCAGCAACGATACGGAATATCTCAGAAACGTATCATCGTGGTGCACCGAGCACACGTCCATAGCTTGTGAGTCGCCTGTTAACACAGGTTAGAACATCTTTAAATCCATCttaaacatagaaaaaataatacaaagtcCCACTCACCTACAATGATGTGCAAAGCGGATGTAACTGGATCATTGGTTCCCACCGTAGCGAAGCAGATGCAATCTGTAGAGCCTGAAGACACGTAAAGATAATTTTAGTTCGTTAGATGGACATCAACATGTAACTATTCTTACTCAAAAAGCCCCCcctgtccatctctctctctcccccttcgaaatccgtataactttagtactattaaatacattttagtcattaaaccactagttatgtgttactttgttaatagatggcaaattagaacaaataaaaatgtttttccaatccaatatcctgtttttggtgttttttcagagggttggaacacattaatttgttttatagttcatttctatgggaaacgttcgtttgagttacgagaaaatcgacatacgagctcagtcccggaacgcattaagctcgtatctcgagataccactgtacttgtgtaTTATGCCTGCGTCCAATGCTTTATGTATATTTG harbors:
- the cerk gene encoding ceramide kinase isoform X2, encoding MQHQWQCDQITFYCDDLGLCQQWIQTINHQLELQTNRPKSLLVYINPYGGKRQAKYIYDQKVAPLFSRACIAADVIVTERANHARDHLRTEAKLDQYDGVVCVGGDGMFSEILHGLVARTQMEHGIDPNQPDVHLAPCSLRIGIIPAGSTDCICFATVGTNDPVTSALHIIVGDSQAMDVCSVHHDDTFLRYSVSLLGYGFYADIQTDSERQRWLGPARYDLSGVKTFLSHNYYEGTVSFVPAEDEVANPRDKEQCRAGCRVCRRQTSLQETRNDETPHTVGDTWMEIDGKFIAINAANMSCACPRSPQGLSPSAHLADGTADLILVRKCSRLDFFKHLLRHTNKEDQFDHSFVEIHRVRKFRFQPRHNETVLVSDLSEPHVDHIGSGNTAAFFGDSPCSHWTCDGEILPHAAIQVSVQSQLIKLFARGIEEKNNNQTPVWLLETDVHQDIG